In the genome of Fulvivirga maritima, one region contains:
- a CDS encoding ABC transporter permease: MEYIIKIKRKKPYALRDKWVWKMAYRDARKNFGRLFLFVLSIVIGIAALVSINSFNINLKQNIDDQAKELLGADLVVEGNSAFEEALMQTFDSIPSQQASQASLASMAMFMTSSPGTRLVRVVAIEGDFPFYGDLETSPSNAMQLVQDGRYIMVDKNLASHYDVSSEDSIKLGTVTFKIAGEVRQIPGGGGVRSTFTPSVYISKQYLDSTGLVQYGSRVRYSQFFKFDSEKETAEAEAYLKPIIRQYGHSFDTVQERKESLGKGVQNLYRFFNLLAFIALILGCIGVASSVHIYVKEKRESVAVLRCIGATGWQAFNIFFIQSIVVGMIGTVLGIVLGVAMQFALPPLLQEFIPLDLNLQIAWESVAEGLVLGLIITVLFSTLPLNAVRFVPPLSVLRSGFSKERMASRLRWAVVGCILLFPFAFASYQSSSFLIGGAFFLGLLVAFASLAGMAHLLMKLVRRYFPSCWSFVWRQSLANLFRPNNQTSVLIVVIGLGVFMIATLNIAQSNLLNQVEFVGQENQSNTILFDIQPPQKEEVVKLTEEHNLPVQQVVPIVTCRISEVNGRTVTEIKNDTTDNIRNWAVTREYRVTYRDSLSSAEEIKQGTAQHLSNDSIYVSISEGMQEDLDVEIGDTIVFDIQGIPMTTYISGIRDVEWQKDPPNFIFVFPNGVLEEAPQTYVLTTRVEDDGKANAFQRQLVTMFPNISLIDLRLILATIDEFFGKVSFVIQFMALFSILTGLVVLAGAVINSKYLRLKENVLLRTIGAAQKQIVGMTLLEYAYLGFFAGLVGLLLAVLSGWLLALYFFKVVFMPNFLELLYIWVGVTALTLIVGWFNTRDVINKSPLEVLRKEA, from the coding sequence ATGGAGTATATCATTAAAATTAAAAGGAAAAAGCCGTATGCACTTAGAGATAAGTGGGTGTGGAAAATGGCTTATAGAGATGCCAGAAAGAACTTTGGCAGGTTGTTTCTCTTTGTATTATCGATAGTGATAGGCATAGCCGCACTGGTATCTATCAATTCATTTAATATCAACCTGAAGCAAAATATTGATGATCAGGCCAAAGAATTACTAGGTGCTGATTTGGTAGTGGAGGGCAATAGTGCTTTTGAAGAAGCATTGATGCAAACATTTGACTCTATTCCTTCTCAGCAGGCCTCGCAGGCTTCTTTAGCTTCAATGGCCATGTTTATGACCAGTAGCCCGGGTACCAGACTAGTTCGTGTGGTGGCGATTGAAGGCGATTTTCCTTTTTACGGAGACCTTGAAACTTCACCCTCAAATGCTATGCAGCTGGTGCAGGATGGCCGCTACATTATGGTAGATAAAAACCTGGCCAGTCACTATGATGTGAGCTCTGAAGATTCTATAAAACTGGGCACGGTGACCTTTAAAATAGCGGGAGAGGTAAGGCAAATACCCGGTGGTGGAGGTGTACGTTCTACTTTTACACCTTCGGTTTACATATCAAAGCAATATTTAGATTCAACAGGTCTGGTACAGTATGGAAGCAGAGTAAGATATAGCCAGTTTTTTAAATTTGATAGTGAAAAAGAAACTGCAGAGGCCGAAGCATATTTAAAACCCATAATCAGGCAATATGGGCATTCGTTTGATACCGTACAGGAGAGAAAAGAAAGCTTGGGTAAAGGAGTCCAAAACCTTTATCGTTTCTTTAATTTACTGGCCTTCATTGCGCTCATTTTAGGGTGTATTGGTGTGGCCAGCTCAGTACATATTTATGTAAAAGAAAAGCGTGAGAGTGTGGCGGTACTTCGTTGTATTGGAGCTACGGGTTGGCAGGCTTTTAACATTTTCTTTATTCAAAGCATAGTGGTAGGTATGATCGGTACGGTGCTGGGCATAGTGCTGGGAGTGGCCATGCAGTTTGCTTTGCCTCCATTGCTGCAGGAGTTCATTCCTCTTGATCTCAATTTGCAGATTGCCTGGGAGTCAGTAGCTGAAGGGCTGGTACTGGGATTAATAATCACGGTGCTGTTTTCTACGTTGCCTCTCAATGCTGTACGTTTTGTACCTCCGTTAAGTGTCTTGCGGTCAGGTTTTTCAAAAGAAAGAATGGCTTCACGCCTTAGATGGGCGGTAGTGGGCTGTATATTGTTGTTCCCATTTGCGTTTGCCAGCTATCAGTCGAGCAGTTTTCTTATTGGAGGGGCCTTTTTTCTGGGTTTATTGGTCGCCTTTGCTTCTTTAGCAGGCATGGCTCATTTACTTATGAAGTTGGTACGCAGGTATTTCCCGTCGTGCTGGAGTTTTGTATGGAGACAAAGTTTAGCCAATCTTTTCAGGCCAAATAATCAAACCTCTGTGTTGATAGTGGTAATTGGGCTGGGGGTGTTTATGATAGCTACGCTCAATATAGCGCAGTCTAACCTGCTCAATCAGGTAGAGTTTGTAGGACAGGAAAACCAGTCTAACACCATTCTTTTTGATATTCAACCTCCGCAGAAAGAGGAGGTGGTGAAGTTAACAGAAGAGCATAATTTGCCTGTGCAGCAGGTAGTGCCTATTGTTACTTGCCGTATTAGTGAAGTGAATGGAAGAACAGTTACAGAAATAAAAAATGATACTACTGATAACATTAGAAACTGGGCTGTTACCAGAGAGTATAGGGTCACTTATCGTGATTCTTTGAGCTCAGCTGAAGAAATAAAACAAGGTACAGCTCAGCACCTTTCAAATGACTCTATTTATGTAAGTATATCTGAGGGTATGCAGGAAGATCTGGATGTAGAAATAGGAGATACCATAGTGTTTGATATTCAGGGAATACCTATGACCACCTATATCAGTGGCATTAGAGATGTGGAGTGGCAGAAAGATCCGCCTAATTTCATTTTTGTATTTCCTAATGGCGTGTTAGAAGAGGCGCCCCAAACCTATGTGCTCACCACCCGGGTAGAAGATGATGGTAAGGCCAATGCTTTTCAAAGGCAGCTGGTAACTATGTTCCCTAACATATCCTTGATAGATCTGCGATTAATTCTGGCTACAATAGATGAATTCTTTGGGAAAGTTTCTTTTGTTATTCAGTTTATGGCGCTTTTTAGTATTCTAACAGGGTTGGTTGTATTGGCCGGAGCGGTGATCAATAGTAAATACTTAAGGCTTAAGGAGAATGTGCTACTCCGAACCATAGGAGCGGCTCAAAAGCAGATAGTAGGTATGACCTTGCTGGAATATGCCTATCTGGGATTCTTCGCTGGCTTGGTAGGCTTGCTGTTAGCAGTGCTTTCTGGTTGGTTATTAGCACTTTATTTCTTTAAAGTAGTGTTTATGCCTAATTTCTTGGAATTGCTTTATATCTGGGTAGGCGTAACGGCGCTTACTTTGATAGTAGGTTGGTTCAATACAAGAGATGTTATTAATAAGTCACCGCTGGAAGTGTTAAGAAAGGAAGCTTAG
- a CDS encoding ABC transporter ATP-binding protein: protein MSKILIVENLTKSFNSSGKVLTVLDDVSFTVEEGESMAIVGPSGSGKTTLLGLCAGLDVSTSGFVSLVDMKLNALDEDDRAYVRNQHVGFIFQNFQLLPTLTALENVTVPLELRGEKVYKEKGRELLDRVGLGDRMDHYPSQLSGGEQQRVAMARAFITNPKILFADEPTGNLDEETAEKVTELLFNINKQEGTTLVMVTHNLELAAHTERILQIKGGKLVSDKKSSEVS, encoded by the coding sequence ATGTCGAAAATACTTATTGTAGAAAACCTTACAAAATCATTTAACTCATCAGGTAAAGTCCTCACCGTGTTAGATGATGTTTCTTTTACCGTGGAAGAAGGGGAGAGCATGGCTATTGTGGGGCCATCAGGGAGTGGCAAAACTACCCTTTTGGGGCTATGCGCAGGGCTTGATGTGTCTACCTCGGGTTTTGTTTCATTGGTAGACATGAAGCTTAATGCCTTAGATGAAGATGATCGGGCTTATGTCAGGAATCAGCATGTAGGCTTTATATTTCAAAATTTTCAGCTATTACCTACGCTTACTGCCTTGGAAAATGTAACGGTGCCTTTGGAGCTACGCGGAGAAAAAGTATATAAAGAAAAAGGACGTGAGCTGCTTGATCGTGTGGGGCTGGGCGATAGGATGGATCATTACCCTTCTCAGCTTTCTGGAGGGGAGCAGCAGCGTGTGGCTATGGCCAGGGCTTTTATTACGAACCCCAAAATACTTTTTGCAGATGAGCCTACTGGCAACTTAGATGAGGAAACGGCAGAAAAAGTTACGGAGTTGCTTTTCAATATCAATAAGCAGGAAGGCACCACGCTGGTAATGGTTACACATAACCTGGAGCTGGCAGCACATACCGAACGCATACTTCAGATTAAAGGAGGAAAATTGGTGTCTGACAAAAAGAGTAGTGAGGTTTCCTAA
- a CDS encoding arylesterase produces the protein MFKKQLIYILITGFFVLSAFNTDQKTIIFFGDSLTAGYGLSKEQAFPALVEDKLEASNKNYKVINAGLSGETTAGGLSRIDWILKQPVDIFVLELGANDGLRGLPLDQTRKNLQGIIDKVRKKNPNVKIVIAGMMVPPNLGPEYSAEFQKIFPQIAKKNNATLIPFLLEDVAGDSNLNQADGIHPNVKGHQIVADNVMEVLRGII, from the coding sequence ATGTTTAAGAAACAACTTATATATATACTGATCACAGGATTTTTTGTTTTATCGGCATTTAATACTGATCAAAAAACCATTATTTTTTTTGGCGATAGCCTTACTGCCGGCTATGGCTTATCTAAAGAGCAGGCCTTTCCTGCCCTGGTAGAAGATAAGCTGGAAGCCAGTAATAAAAACTATAAAGTAATTAATGCCGGCCTTAGTGGAGAAACCACTGCTGGCGGCCTCTCAAGAATCGACTGGATACTAAAGCAGCCAGTAGATATTTTTGTACTTGAGCTTGGCGCTAATGACGGACTAAGAGGTTTGCCCCTAGATCAGACCAGAAAAAACCTGCAAGGCATTATAGACAAGGTGAGAAAGAAAAACCCTAACGTAAAAATAGTCATTGCCGGCATGATGGTACCTCCTAACCTGGGGCCAGAATATAGTGCAGAATTTCAAAAAATATTCCCTCAGATAGCTAAGAAAAATAACGCCACCCTCATTCCTTTTTTACTAGAAGATGTGGCTGGAGACAGCAACCTCAATCAGGCTGACGGCATACACCCTAACGTAAAAGGCCACCAGATAGTAGCTGATAATGTAATGGAAGTTTTGAGAGGCATTATTTAA